The DNA sequence TGGAAAACAGGCGACAGGCATTATAAATTCTGGATAAAAAGTGTCCCGTCTACCATTTAACAAACTACTGAATTTGTTTGTTCCAACTGTTCAATGTAATTATTATCTTTGATACCAAGTTTACTTATATACGGTTGCTAATTTTGTAAACAGTTATCATGACTTCGTTCGTAACTTTACCAGCATTAAACATATCATTCCATTGGGAATAACTAACTTGATGAACAAATGATTGACATAACATGTATTACTTGTAAACAAAAGTCGTCTGCTTTGACAACCAAATTAGGTATGCAGTGAACATTATCAGTTTCAGcttatttcatagtagacatggTTTAATGGTTtatctaaaaaagaaaacaactgtaCCTGAACCAAATGAATATCTATAACACGTCCAGACTGCATGTCTATCAAAGAATAAGCACCGTATTTAGCAGAATGACCTGGGCTATCAGCTCGTCCATCTCCAGCTACAACAACCTTTCCACCACGGTTTCTTAATGCCGTGAACACTGCTGTCTTATATAATGTCCATACTATGTCTACAGCAGGCCACAATATAGATCTTTGGTGTTCAAAAAATGTATTCAATGTAATTGTTAAGAAATTCATGAATTCAAACAGTCTAAACACTTTTGTTGGGTTACATCCAGAAAACAAAACAGCCGCACTCAGTAAAATGTTCCCCGCTGGTATTTTCCCCATTCTGGGTTGAGACTCCCATCTGCGCTGATATCCACAAGAGCACTCCTGTCTTATAGCTACATAACTTCCCTGAACCTGGCTTATTTCGGATGAAGAGGAGTGACAACATTCTGGGCAAACTTGGAACAGGGCCAGTAGGTTTTCTTCAAAAACAAGGAACTTTCGTTGTGCCTTTGGGTCAGTCCTGGAACAATCAGAgtgaaaaatttataaagatttagCAACAAAATACGCATAGATAAGCAAATGTTAACATGACAAAACATACTTGTCAAGTTTATTGAAGCCATTAATAACTAATTAAATGACCTTtcgataatttcaaaataaacaaaaaatctcAGTAAGTCATGCAATAAGAACTTTCTTAACATCAACTGACCAACATGTATGCACTGTTAAATTTTTAAGTGAAATGAATATTATTCCGGGGCCTCCAGGGCAGAGTGGTTTTGCtagctaacttcaaatcacttgcatctcacagatgtgggttcaagcctcacttggggcccTGAATTCTTCATCCAtctggcttactgaaggttggtggggtcttcctccaccatcaaagctaggaAGTTGCCATATGCATGATATAAAGAGATAAAAGGCCgttagttgttgaaaatgttctCTTTATAGCTCAGGCAACCTATAAGTGCACAAATGGTTTATTTCTGACCAGCCCTGTCAGAGCTTGAGATGAAGGACAAATGTATCACTGGTCATAGCCCTACTTAGAATGTCCTTGGTATTATGTCATTAGTACCCAACACctattcttttgattttaattaaaatgtgaTTACATACTCTGTTAAGTTCTGGTCAATATCTGGATCAGGCTCTGTGCTAAATGTATCATCTGCAGGA is a window from the Mercenaria mercenaria strain notata chromosome 7, MADL_Memer_1, whole genome shotgun sequence genome containing:
- the LOC123530221 gene encoding uncharacterized protein LOC123530221, with protein sequence MVSSSCQYNESDVGHISSTPVKQLLPETNLNSPGLNTTFSSLTTTFRDNESDADYNPADDTFSTEPDPDIDQNLTETDPKAQRKFLVFEENLLALFQVCPECCHSSSSEISQVQGSYVAIRQECSCGYQRRWESQPRMGKIPAGNILLSAAVLFSGCNPTKVFRLFEFMNFLTITLNTFFEHQRSILWPAVDIVWTLYKTAVFTALRNRGGKVVVAGDGRADSPGHSAKYGAYSLIDMQSGRVIDIHLVQSNEVKSSYHMELEGLQRAVSNLKKEGISITEIITDRHLQIQKWIRENLPETRHSFDVWHIAKDDSAVVGDVLSSKASLVVIVI